In the Helianthus annuus cultivar XRQ/B chromosome 11, HanXRQr2.0-SUNRISE, whole genome shotgun sequence genome, one interval contains:
- the LOC118484126 gene encoding uncharacterized protein LOC118484126, producing the protein MADLMNLFGETLISKLEPDNPLYLHASDSTSLTVVNIKLKGTENYTVWANAMSLALRVKNKTGFIDGTFLKPGDNEILGSQWERCNSVVLAWILNSVSEELYLGHVYSKSAAEVWKELRDTYDKVDGSVVFDLYQKINSFSQNGSSVAEYYHKLNIMWKQLDQILQIPTCTCNASNQYNNFNHLVKLMQFLMGLDSVYQPVRSSLLIREPLPTIKEAFSIISREESHRNSNGFVSKEQNVGFISKINSVTDNKKKFSKNINQNVKCTHCNKLGHSIEKCFELIGYPPWMKSKSSQGFKKQAVSNNVVNSGVSDVSKSDAASLTPDQVSKLLGLLNLKSGENTVSSNMSGFVNKENPGDW; encoded by the coding sequence ATGGCAGATCTTATGAACTTGTTTGGTGAAACTTTAATAAGTAAACTAGAACCAGATAATCCTTTGTATTTGCATGCTAGTGATTCTACAAGTTTAACTGTGGTGAATATAAAGCTTAAAGGAACTGAAAATTATACTGTATGGGCTAATGCAATGAGTTTGGCTTTGagggttaaaaataaaactgGTTTTATTGATGGAACTTTTTTAAAACCTGGTGATAATGAAATTCTTGGTTCACAATGGGAAAGATGCAATTCGGTTGTTTTAGCTTGGATTTTAAATTCAGTTTCTGAAGAGCTTTATTTGGGTCATGTGTATTCGAAATCTGCTGCTGAGGTTTGGAAAGAGTTGAGAGATACTTACGATAAAGTAGATGGGTCTGTAGTATTTGATTTATATCAAAAGATTAATTCATTTTCTCAAAATGGCTCGTCGGTTGCTGAGTATTATCATAAGTTGAACATTATGTGGAAACAATTAGACCAGATTTTGCAAATACCTACTTGTACTTGTAATGCATCCAATCAGTATAATAACTttaatcaccttgttaaactaatgcAATTTTTAATGGGGTTGGATAGTGTGTATCAGCCTGTTAGGTCTAGTTTGCTGATTAGAGAGCCTTTACCTACTATAAAAGAGGCTTTCTCGATTATATCCAGGGAAGAATCTCACAGGAACTCTAATGGTTTTGTGTCTAAAGAGCAGAATGTTGGTTTTATATCTAAAATTAATTCTGTTACTGATAATAAAAAGAAGTTTTCTAAGAACATAAATCAGAATGTCAAGTGTACTCATTGTAATAAACTGGGTCATTCAATTgagaaatgttttgaactcaTTGGATATCCTCCCTGGATGAAATCAAAGTCTAGTCAAGGGTTTAAAAAACAGGCTGTTAGCAATAATGTTGTTAATAGTGGTGTTTCTGATGTTAGTAAGTCTGATGCTGCTAGTTTAACTCCTGATCAGGTGTCGAAGTTGTTAGGTCTGTTAAATCTGAAATCTGGTGAGAATACTGTTAGCAGTAATATGTCAG
- the LOC110890967 gene encoding uncharacterized protein LOC110890967 isoform X1: MYITSHTRNMAVMMKSQIHGFLSLRSASSSLSLRRTALPPRPLILRACASNPDHDRFFILKKGAVVKLRIKEVLEAASQEAEADIEADLYAAEDSEIHEVVEKRPKSLWGFVSREVINAILGVEMFAMLGMCIGFKNWVKQYPIVPILLFVSVIALKYALYKTGGWGVCIVHP; this comes from the exons ATGTACATTACCTCCCACACGCGCAATATGGCGGTTATGATGAAATCTCAAATTCATGGATT TTTGAGCCTGAGATCTGCATCATCGTCACTTAGCCTCAGGAG AACTGCTTTGCCTCCTCGCCCTCTTATTTTGAGGGCGTGTGCATCTAATCCCGACCATGATCG ATTTTTTATCTTGAAAAAAGGGGCAGTAGTAAAACTGAGAATCAAGGAGGTTTTGGAGGCTGCTTCTCAGGAGGCTGAAGCTGACATTGAAGCTGATCTTTATGCTGCTGAAGATTCCGAGATTCATGAAGTGGTG GAGAAGAGGCCAAAGAGTCTTTGGGGATTTGTGTCTCGTGAGGTCATAAATGCAATTTTGGGCGTCGAGATGTTTGCAATGTTGGGCATGTGCATCGGTTTCAAAAATTGGGTGAAACAATACCCAATAGTACCGATTTTGTTGTTTGTTTCGGTGATCGCTTTGAAGTATGCATTGTATAAAACAG GTGGTTGGGGAGTTTGTATTGTTCACCCATGA
- the LOC110890967 gene encoding uncharacterized protein LOC110890967 isoform X4 codes for MYITSHTRNMAVMMKSQIHGFLSLRSASSSLSLRRTALPPRPLILRACASNPDHDRFFILKKGAVVKLRIKEVLEAASQEAEADIEADLYAAEDSEIHEVVEKRPKSLWGFVSREVINAILGVEMFAMLGMCIGFKNWVKQYPIVPILLFVSVIALKYALYKTGE; via the exons ATGTACATTACCTCCCACACGCGCAATATGGCGGTTATGATGAAATCTCAAATTCATGGATT TTTGAGCCTGAGATCTGCATCATCGTCACTTAGCCTCAGGAG AACTGCTTTGCCTCCTCGCCCTCTTATTTTGAGGGCGTGTGCATCTAATCCCGACCATGATCG ATTTTTTATCTTGAAAAAAGGGGCAGTAGTAAAACTGAGAATCAAGGAGGTTTTGGAGGCTGCTTCTCAGGAGGCTGAAGCTGACATTGAAGCTGATCTTTATGCTGCTGAAGATTCCGAGATTCATGAAGTGGTG GAGAAGAGGCCAAAGAGTCTTTGGGGATTTGTGTCTCGTGAGGTCATAAATGCAATTTTGGGCGTCGAGATGTTTGCAATGTTGGGCATGTGCATCGGTTTCAAAAATTGGGTGAAACAATACCCAATAGTACCGATTTTGTTGTTTGTTTCGGTGATCGCTTTGAAGTATGCATTGTATAAAACAG GTGAATGA